In Candidatus Dadabacteria bacterium, the following proteins share a genomic window:
- a CDS encoding replication-associated recombination protein A, with amino-acid sequence MQTAPLAERMRPRSLDDIAGQSHLVGADGVLRLAGDGSPRSMILWGPPGSGKTTLARVIAEAADAEFIHMDAVSSGVKEIRDALSRARDTGGGAVVFIDEIHRFNKAQQAALLKSVEEGLVALIGATTENPSFEVISPLLSRCAVYRLEPLGDEDLLLIIDRALETDGAVSNVKVSAEAKKEMVALCGGDARALLNGLETAAAICGGKEVDAALVREVYQKGVRYDKDGDEHYNTISAFIKSVRASDPDAALYYLARMLDAGEDPLFIARRLIVLASEDIGNAEPYALTLATDCFTATNYIGMPEARIILAQTATYLASCPRSNASYSGLRKAEQDVKKHPGLEIPMHIRNAPTRLMKEMGYGRGYRYPHDEKDGFAGQENLPEKIKDRVYYKPSERGREAALKKYLSEKWKKRR; translated from the coding sequence ATGCAGACCGCTCCTCTGGCAGAACGCATGCGCCCCCGCTCGCTTGACGACATTGCGGGGCAGTCCCACCTTGTCGGGGCGGACGGGGTTTTGCGCCTTGCCGGAGACGGCTCGCCGCGCTCAATGATACTCTGGGGACCCCCCGGCAGCGGGAAAACCACCCTCGCCCGCGTTATCGCGGAAGCGGCGGACGCCGAGTTTATACACATGGACGCCGTGTCTTCGGGCGTCAAAGAGATAAGGGACGCCCTTTCGCGGGCGCGGGACACGGGCGGCGGCGCGGTTGTCTTCATAGACGAAATCCACAGATTCAACAAGGCGCAGCAGGCGGCGCTTCTCAAAAGCGTTGAGGAGGGGCTGGTCGCGCTGATAGGCGCAACAACGGAAAACCCGTCATTTGAGGTCATCTCGCCGCTTCTGTCGCGGTGCGCGGTTTACCGGCTTGAGCCGCTGGGGGATGAAGACCTGCTGCTTATCATTGACAGGGCGCTTGAGACGGACGGGGCGGTGAGCAATGTGAAGGTGTCCGCCGAGGCGAAAAAGGAGATGGTCGCCCTCTGCGGCGGAGACGCGCGCGCCCTTCTGAACGGGCTTGAGACGGCGGCGGCGATTTGCGGCGGCAAAGAGGTTGATGCGGCGCTCGTGAGGGAGGTTTACCAGAAAGGCGTCCGCTACGACAAAGACGGGGACGAGCATTACAACACCATTTCGGCGTTCATAAAAAGCGTGAGAGCGAGCGACCCGGACGCCGCGCTTTACTACCTTGCGCGTATGCTTGACGCCGGGGAAGACCCTCTTTTTATAGCGCGGCGGCTTATCGTGCTTGCGTCCGAAGACATAGGAAACGCCGAGCCCTACGCCCTGACTCTTGCGACCGACTGCTTTACCGCAACAAACTACATAGGAATGCCGGAGGCGCGAATCATTCTCGCGCAGACGGCGACCTATCTTGCCAGTTGCCCCCGGAGCAACGCCTCCTACTCCGGGCTCAGAAAAGCCGAGCAGGATGTGAAAAAACACCCCGGCCTTGAAATCCCTATGCACATACGCAACGCGCCGACCCGTCTTATGAAGGAAATGGGATACGGCAGGGGCTACCGCTATCCGCACGATGAAAAGGACGGGTTTGCCGGGCAGGAAAACCTGCCGGAGAAAATCAAAGACAGGGTTTACTACAAGCCGTCCGAAAGGGGAAGGGAGGCGGCTTTGAAGAAATACCTCAGCGAAAAGTGGAAAAAGCGGCGGTAG
- a CDS encoding ABC transporter ATP-binding protein codes for MSRETSIPSLLREHKKSLVVGFLSLSVVDLIQMAIPLVIRRATDAFTEGGPDTAAIIRACALAILGMGIVMSVFRLGWRYFIMGSARKIEQSLRNRFFSHLQRLGMEDVDSRKVGDFMTRAVNDIETLKFACGLGVLVAYDGLFLLTFIMGAMFYISPGLAAVVCAPFALMMVFVVKGGREIETRFGRTQEFFSTLTESARRPLHGMKAVKSLRLEGKEAEMFSRSSGDYVKSNIHLAGLWAVYQPAISLCVGMAGVAFLYFGGSSAMNGSITLGDFTAMLVYLTMLNWPMMAMGWAQDILRRGNSSVKRLNSILKLDCEPETPDGQLPSPAPRGALEARDVRVSFDGKEVLSGCSLLASPGETVFITGATGCGKTTLALVAAGAVVPDGGGVFIGGKDIRSFDRRTLAGLVSVVRRDPFIFSGTVAENINFMKPAPDGGGAEEAARVCGIREEIEDFGGFDAVLGERGINISEGQKQRIALARAVIFEPAVLILDDALSSVDLSTEARVMENLREWAARTRTALVVMSSRVNSSRIADRIAVMGGGAVAESGSRDDLLRKGGIYAGLDRIQAQ; via the coding sequence TTGTCGCGAGAAACCAGCATACCCTCCCTTCTGCGGGAGCATAAAAAGAGCCTTGTTGTAGGCTTTCTGTCCCTGTCGGTCGTTGACCTTATCCAAATGGCAATTCCGCTTGTTATCAGGCGGGCAACGGACGCATTTACCGAAGGCGGTCCCGACACGGCGGCAATCATCCGCGCCTGCGCTCTGGCAATTTTAGGCATGGGGATTGTAATGTCGGTGTTCCGCCTCGGATGGCGGTATTTCATAATGGGCTCAGCCCGCAAGATAGAACAAAGCTTGAGAAACCGGTTTTTCTCCCACCTTCAACGCCTCGGAATGGAAGACGTTGACTCGCGCAAAGTGGGAGACTTTATGACCCGCGCCGTCAACGACATAGAGACGCTCAAGTTTGCATGCGGGCTGGGTGTGCTGGTCGCCTATGACGGCTTGTTCCTCCTCACCTTCATAATGGGGGCGATGTTTTACATATCGCCCGGACTTGCGGCGGTGGTGTGCGCTCCGTTTGCGCTGATGATGGTTTTTGTCGTCAAAGGCGGAAGGGAGATAGAAACCCGCTTCGGGCGGACTCAGGAGTTCTTTTCAACACTCACGGAGAGCGCAAGAAGGCCGCTTCACGGAATGAAGGCGGTGAAATCCCTCCGGCTGGAGGGCAAAGAGGCGGAGATGTTCAGCCGCTCAAGCGGCGACTATGTGAAAAGCAACATACACCTTGCCGGGCTGTGGGCGGTTTACCAGCCCGCCATATCGCTGTGCGTGGGCATGGCGGGCGTGGCGTTTCTCTACTTCGGCGGCTCAAGCGCCATGAACGGCTCAATCACTCTCGGCGATTTCACGGCGATGCTGGTTTACCTGACCATGCTCAACTGGCCCATGATGGCGATGGGCTGGGCTCAGGACATACTTCGCAGAGGCAATTCCTCGGTAAAACGGCTTAACTCCATTCTAAAACTTGACTGCGAGCCCGAAACCCCGGACGGGCAGCTTCCCTCCCCCGCTCCGAGGGGCGCTCTGGAAGCGCGGGATGTTCGCGTTTCCTTTGACGGCAAAGAGGTTCTTTCCGGCTGCTCTCTGCTTGCAAGCCCCGGAGAGACGGTTTTCATCACGGGGGCGACCGGCTGCGGCAAAACCACTCTTGCCCTTGTCGCGGCGGGGGCTGTTGTTCCGGACGGGGGCGGCGTTTTTATCGGCGGGAAGGACATTCGCTCTTTTGACCGGCGGACTCTTGCGGGGCTGGTTTCGGTGGTGCGGCGCGACCCGTTTATTTTCAGCGGAACGGTGGCGGAAAACATCAACTTTATGAAGCCCGCCCCGGACGGCGGGGGCGCGGAAGAGGCGGCGCGGGTGTGCGGAATAAGGGAGGAAATTGAGGATTTCGGCGGCTTTGACGCGGTGCTGGGGGAGAGGGGGATTAACATTTCCGAGGGGCAGAAACAGAGAATAGCCCTTGCCCGCGCGGTGATTTTTGAGCCCGCCGTCCTCATCCTTGATGACGCGCTTTCATCGGTTGACCTCTCCACCGAGGCGCGAGTTATGGAAAATCTCCGCGAGTGGGCGGCTCGCACACGGACGGCTCTGGTGGTGATGTCCAGCCGGGTGAACTCCTCCCGCATTGCGGACAGGATTGCGGTTATGGGAGGCGGCGCGGTTGCCGAAAGCGGAAGCCGCGATGACCTTTTGCGCAAGGGCGGCATATACGCCGGGCTGGACAGGATACAGGCACAATGA
- a CDS encoding aldo/keto reductase yields the protein MPVRLKPLGNTGESIPEIGLGTWNYGRDTAPLEAGISLGARFIDTAEGYGTEEVCGRAAKTAGGRVFMATKVSGKHLGYDDIRRAASASIRKLGVDAIDLYQIHWPNSAFPIEETMKAMQLLVDEKIVRFAGVSNFSVREFEEAQSCMPNTPIVSNQVRYSLSDREIERELLPFCEKNGVTVIAYTPLASGRLCGGGGVLGEIARETGKTPAQVALNWCLTHENVVAIPKSDSVERTRENCGASGWRLTAGQTARLNGAFPL from the coding sequence GTGCCCGTCAGACTGAAACCCCTCGGAAACACCGGCGAAAGCATTCCCGAAATCGGCCTCGGAACATGGAATTACGGCAGAGACACCGCGCCGCTTGAGGCGGGAATCAGCCTCGGAGCCCGTTTCATAGACACCGCCGAGGGATACGGAACGGAAGAGGTCTGCGGGCGCGCCGCAAAAACGGCGGGCGGGCGGGTCTTTATGGCAACCAAGGTTTCGGGAAAGCATCTCGGCTATGACGACATCCGGAGAGCCGCCTCCGCCAGCATCCGGAAACTTGGCGTTGACGCCATAGACCTTTATCAAATCCACTGGCCCAACTCCGCCTTTCCCATTGAGGAAACAATGAAAGCCATGCAACTGCTGGTTGACGAAAAAATCGTCCGTTTTGCGGGCGTAAGCAACTTTTCCGTCCGCGAGTTTGAGGAGGCGCAAAGTTGCATGCCAAACACGCCGATAGTCTCAAATCAGGTTCGCTACAGTTTGAGCGACAGGGAGATTGAGCGGGAACTGCTGCCGTTTTGCGAAAAAAACGGCGTAACGGTCATCGCCTACACCCCTCTGGCAAGCGGCCGCCTGTGCGGCGGCGGGGGCGTTTTGGGCGAAATTGCGCGGGAAACCGGAAAGACCCCCGCGCAAGTCGCGCTCAACTGGTGTCTGACACATGAAAATGTGGTGGCAATTCCCAAGTCCGACAGCGTTGAAAGAACAAGGGAAAACTGCGGCGCTTCCGGCTGGCGGCTCACCGCCGGGCAGACCGCCCGCCTGAACGGAGCATTCCCGTTATGA
- a CDS encoding ABC transporter ATP-binding protein codes for MKSGDKYVFGEMRDRKMLPWLLAFARGRIWFLAASLVLMVLTAALEIAVPYIAARAVDDHILKDGGAAGLVLPVAAMGVCVAGIFIMSSLSNYLLKVSGERIIHDIRTGSFRHILSLPQKFFDDNPTGRIVTRVSNDLNSISDMYSTVLVQTVKDLIVVAGVTVVMLRLDFELALIMLLMVAGAAMVAHLFRSRLRVSHRMIRRSVAMLNSFVQESVRGLRIIKDYGREEPNLRRFEKVNRENFRANMEQLWVYVVFRPFIEYAAVASVGVIIWHGGLGIVDGRFTAGTLIAFLYYARMMFRPVLEISEKYNVLQSAIAAAENLYDINAVSPERSGLLSPDAPRRGEVKFENVWFSYGGGKWALRDVSFNVPPGGWVAVVGLTGSGKSTMFSLMFRLYEPQRGRITVDGADISGADPGWLRRRVAPVFQERRDYEGSGDAVFLSSGERQVRNIEEALSSDPSVVIMDEATSNMDAETEMKTIERIRDLSRRRGFSLVTIAHRLSGVRGADNILVVHKGRIVESGTHEQLAAADGVYASLNKFAAG; via the coding sequence ATGAAAAGCGGCGACAAATACGTATTCGGCGAAATGCGCGACAGGAAAATGCTTCCGTGGCTGCTGGCGTTTGCACGCGGCAGGATTTGGTTTCTTGCCGCCTCCCTTGTTCTGATGGTTCTGACCGCCGCCCTTGAGATAGCCGTTCCCTACATAGCCGCCCGCGCCGTGGATGACCATATTCTGAAAGACGGCGGGGCGGCGGGGCTTGTTCTTCCGGTAGCCGCAATGGGGGTTTGCGTTGCGGGAATCTTCATAATGTCTTCGCTTTCAAACTACCTGCTGAAGGTTTCGGGCGAGAGGATAATTCACGACATCAGAACCGGCTCTTTCAGGCACATACTGTCTTTGCCGCAGAAGTTTTTTGACGACAATCCCACCGGCAGAATAGTAACAAGGGTTTCCAATGACCTGAACTCCATAAGCGACATGTATTCAACCGTTCTGGTTCAGACCGTAAAAGACCTGATAGTGGTTGCGGGCGTAACGGTTGTTATGCTGCGGCTTGATTTTGAACTTGCGCTGATAATGCTGCTGATGGTGGCGGGCGCGGCTATGGTCGCCCATCTTTTCCGCTCGCGGCTGCGGGTTTCGCACCGGATGATACGCCGCTCGGTCGCCATGCTTAACTCTTTCGTTCAGGAAAGCGTCAGGGGGCTGCGCATCATTAAAGACTACGGCAGGGAAGAGCCCAACCTCCGCAGGTTTGAGAAGGTCAACCGCGAGAACTTCCGGGCGAACATGGAGCAGTTGTGGGTTTATGTGGTTTTCCGCCCGTTCATTGAATATGCGGCGGTCGCGTCCGTGGGGGTGATAATATGGCACGGCGGCCTCGGCATAGTTGACGGCAGGTTCACCGCCGGCACGCTTATCGCCTTTCTTTATTACGCCCGGATGATGTTCAGGCCCGTGCTTGAGATCTCGGAGAAATACAACGTTCTTCAGTCCGCAATTGCGGCGGCGGAAAACCTTTACGATATCAACGCCGTCTCCCCGGAACGTTCGGGGCTTCTTTCGCCCGACGCCCCGCGAAGGGGAGAGGTGAAATTTGAAAACGTCTGGTTTTCCTACGGCGGCGGCAAGTGGGCGCTGAGGGATGTTTCGTTTAACGTTCCCCCCGGCGGCTGGGTTGCCGTGGTGGGGCTTACGGGGTCTGGCAAGTCCACAATGTTCAGCCTTATGTTCCGCCTTTACGAGCCGCAGAGGGGGCGCATAACGGTTGACGGCGCGGACATTTCCGGGGCTGACCCCGGCTGGCTCAGAAGGCGGGTCGCCCCGGTGTTTCAGGAGAGGCGGGATTATGAGGGGAGCGGCGATGCCGTGTTTCTTTCATCCGGCGAGCGGCAGGTTCGCAACATAGAGGAGGCGCTTTCCTCCGACCCGTCGGTGGTCATAATGGACGAGGCGACCTCAAATATGGACGCCGAAACCGAGATGAAAACCATAGAGCGGATAAGAGACCTTTCGCGGCGGCGGGGTTTCAGCCTTGTTACGATAGCGCACCGGCTTTCCGGCGTGCGCGGGGCGGACAACATTCTGGTTGTTCACAAGGGGCGGATTGTTGAGAGCGGAACACACGAGCAACTTGCCGCCGCAGACGGCGTTTATGCGTCTCTCAACAAGTTTGCCGCCGGTTGA